One window of Klebsiella quasivariicola genomic DNA carries:
- a CDS encoding NAD-dependent epimerase/dehydratase family protein, producing the protein MKVLVTGATSGLGRNAVEYLRNKGISVRATGRNEAMGKLLSKMGAEFIPADLTELVSSQAKVMLAGIDTLWHCSSFTSPWGTQQAFDLANVRATRRLGEWSVAWGVRNFIHISSPSLYFDYHHHRDIQEDFRPHRFANEFARSKAASEEVINLLAQANPHTRFTILRPQSLFGPHDKVFIPRLAQMMQHYGSVLLPRGGSALVDMTYYENAVHAMWLASQPACDHLPSARAWNISNGEPRPLRSIVQKLIDELGIKCRIRSVPYPMLDIIARSMERFGDKTAKEPAFTHYGVSKLNFDFTLDITRAQDELGYQPVVTLDDGIVRTAAWLRDHGKLHR; encoded by the coding sequence ATGAAGGTACTGGTTACCGGTGCGACCAGCGGATTAGGGCGCAACGCAGTGGAATATCTGCGCAATAAGGGCATCAGCGTGCGAGCGACCGGGCGCAACGAAGCGATGGGTAAGCTTCTGAGCAAGATGGGGGCGGAATTCATCCCGGCCGATTTAACCGAGCTGGTCTCTTCGCAGGCTAAAGTGATGCTCGCCGGTATCGACACCCTGTGGCACTGCTCAAGCTTTACCTCACCCTGGGGCACTCAGCAGGCGTTCGATCTCGCTAACGTCCGTGCCACCCGTCGCCTCGGCGAATGGTCGGTGGCATGGGGCGTACGGAATTTCATTCATATCTCCTCGCCATCGCTCTATTTTGATTATCACCATCATCGTGATATCCAGGAAGATTTTCGCCCGCACCGCTTCGCCAACGAGTTTGCCCGCAGCAAGGCGGCTAGCGAGGAGGTGATCAACCTGCTGGCGCAGGCCAACCCGCATACTCGCTTTACGATTTTGCGCCCGCAGAGCCTGTTCGGGCCGCACGACAAAGTGTTTATTCCCCGACTGGCGCAAATGATGCAGCACTATGGCAGCGTCCTGTTACCGCGGGGCGGCAGCGCGCTGGTCGACATGACCTATTATGAAAATGCGGTACATGCGATGTGGCTGGCAAGCCAGCCGGCCTGCGACCACCTCCCCTCCGCCCGCGCGTGGAATATCAGCAACGGCGAACCGCGCCCCCTGCGCAGCATCGTACAGAAACTGATCGACGAGCTGGGCATCAAGTGCCGGATCCGCTCTGTTCCCTACCCGATGCTGGATATCATCGCCCGCAGCATGGAACGTTTTGGCGATAAAACCGCCAAAGAGCCCGCCTTTACCCACTACGGCGTCTCCAAACTTAACTTTGATTTTACGCTTGATATCACCCGCGCGCAGGATGAGCTGGGTTATCAGCCGGTGGTGACGCTGGACGACGGCATTGTGCGCACCGCCGCCTGGCTGCGCGATCACGGCAAACTTCACCGCTAA
- a CDS encoding N-acetylmuramoyl-L-alanine amidase encodes MKRIAWFALLALLLTGCAGEKGIIDRDGYQLDTRHPAQAAYPRIKVLVIHYTADNFDVSLATLTDKEVSSHYLIPEKPPRFQHKPRIWQLVPEEDLAWHAGISYWRGSTRINDTSIGIELENRGWQKTAGGKSFTPFNPEQIAALIPLARDIIARYHIAPQNVVAHADIAPQRKDDPGPLFPWQQLAQQGIGAWPDEQRVAFYLNGRPASEPVDPEVVLDLLSRYGYQVTPEMTPAQKKRVIIAFQMHFRPQRWDGVADAQTEAIAEALLEKYGQG; translated from the coding sequence ATGAAACGTATTGCGTGGTTCGCCCTGCTGGCGTTGCTGCTAACCGGCTGTGCCGGGGAAAAGGGAATTATCGATCGCGATGGATATCAGCTGGACACTCGTCATCCGGCGCAGGCCGCGTATCCGCGAATAAAGGTGTTAGTGATCCACTATACGGCTGACAATTTTGATGTCTCGCTGGCCACGTTGACCGATAAAGAGGTCAGCTCCCACTATTTAATTCCCGAAAAGCCCCCGCGTTTTCAGCACAAACCGCGGATCTGGCAGCTGGTGCCAGAAGAAGATTTAGCCTGGCACGCCGGGATAAGCTACTGGCGCGGTAGCACGCGCATCAACGATACCTCCATCGGCATTGAACTGGAAAACCGCGGCTGGCAGAAGACGGCCGGTGGCAAAAGCTTTACGCCTTTCAACCCGGAACAGATAGCGGCCCTGATCCCGCTGGCGCGGGACATCATCGCCCGCTACCACATTGCGCCGCAGAACGTGGTCGCCCATGCGGATATCGCCCCACAGCGCAAAGACGATCCGGGGCCGTTATTCCCCTGGCAACAGCTGGCGCAGCAGGGGATTGGCGCCTGGCCTGACGAGCAGCGGGTGGCCTTTTATCTGAATGGCCGGCCGGCCAGCGAGCCAGTGGACCCCGAAGTCGTGCTGGATTTGCTGTCGCGCTATGGCTATCAGGTGACGCCGGAGATGACCCCCGCGCAGAAGAAGCGGGTGATTATCGCTTTTCAGATGCACTTCCGCCCGCAGCGCTGGGATGGCGTAGCGGATGCGCAAACCGAGGCGATAGCCGAGGCGTTGTTAGAAAAATACGGCCAGGGTTAG
- a CDS encoding GGDEF domain-containing protein, which translates to MLTNKRANAQDERAALWATKDNVQRHALSMSMPWLAFVNIAFALMIFFRNFIFTYFDQKLLTHRAVIPYIEVALIAVIIISAILAIIAVTPRLAQGRHTLNIITGLLLALSLCWSLSNYCFLFFWTLPFAWPLLVILMTTGLTALYHHWPGIIAFMLPLWATALLAGMQIHYDTEVRFLTLWFIFTAILLYGRRILQRWYDEAWDTHQENMQLIQRLESIANQDALTGTANRRALDAFLGQLWQQNVPLALMMIDVDYFKRYNDHYGHQAGDECLSSVAQVLKMAVRAEGDLVARYGGEEFVVALPGVSLAHATAIAERIQQKIHEAALPHEASEVAAVVTVSIGIVASDGTVPMETLIARADSALYQAKNKGRNQWSY; encoded by the coding sequence ATGTTAACAAATAAGCGAGCGAACGCTCAGGATGAGAGAGCCGCATTGTGGGCCACCAAAGATAATGTTCAGCGCCATGCGCTGTCCATGAGTATGCCCTGGCTGGCCTTTGTCAATATCGCTTTTGCGTTAATGATTTTCTTCCGCAATTTTATCTTCACTTATTTTGATCAGAAGCTACTGACGCACCGGGCGGTTATTCCTTATATTGAAGTGGCGCTGATTGCAGTCATTATTATTTCGGCGATTTTAGCTATCATTGCCGTCACGCCGCGCCTGGCGCAAGGGCGCCATACGCTAAATATCATTACCGGTCTGCTGCTGGCGCTCAGCCTGTGCTGGTCCCTGAGTAATTACTGTTTTCTCTTTTTCTGGACGCTGCCCTTTGCCTGGCCGCTGCTGGTGATTTTAATGACCACCGGCCTGACCGCGCTCTATCACCACTGGCCGGGCATTATCGCTTTTATGCTGCCGCTGTGGGCCACCGCTTTGCTGGCAGGCATGCAGATTCACTATGACACCGAAGTCCGTTTTTTGACGCTGTGGTTTATCTTTACGGCGATTCTGCTGTATGGCCGGCGCATTCTGCAGCGCTGGTATGATGAAGCCTGGGATACCCATCAGGAGAATATGCAGCTTATTCAGCGGCTGGAGAGTATTGCCAACCAGGATGCTCTCACCGGGACGGCTAACCGTCGGGCGCTGGATGCCTTCCTGGGGCAGCTCTGGCAGCAGAATGTACCGTTAGCGCTAATGATGATCGATGTCGATTACTTTAAACGCTACAACGACCACTATGGCCATCAGGCCGGTGATGAATGCTTATCTTCTGTCGCTCAGGTGCTTAAAATGGCGGTCCGGGCTGAGGGCGATCTGGTGGCTCGCTACGGCGGGGAAGAGTTTGTCGTCGCATTGCCTGGGGTATCCTTGGCGCATGCCACCGCGATTGCCGAGCGCATTCAGCAGAAAATTCACGAGGCGGCGCTCCCCCATGAGGCCTCTGAGGTGGCTGCGGTGGTGACTGTCAGTATCGGGATCGTCGCCTCCGATGGCACGGTTCCGATGGAGACGCTGATCGCCCGGGCGGACAGTGCGCTGTACCAGGCGAAAAATAAAGGACGAAATCAATGGTCTTATTAA
- the yahO gene encoding DUF1471 family periplasmic protein YahO gives MKYAALVAGAALFLTANAFSAEILTKEAFNKVHTQYTKIGTISSTGQTAPSDAREELIKKADEKGADVIVLSSGNTDKKLHVSANIYKKK, from the coding sequence ATGAAATATGCAGCTTTAGTGGCAGGTGCAGCATTGTTTTTAACAGCGAATGCCTTCTCCGCTGAGATTTTAACGAAAGAAGCCTTTAATAAGGTCCATACCCAATATACCAAAATTGGCACCATTTCTTCGACCGGCCAGACGGCGCCGAGCGATGCCCGTGAAGAACTGATTAAAAAGGCCGATGAAAAAGGCGCGGACGTCATCGTGCTCTCCTCCGGTAATACGGATAAAAAACTGCACGTCTCCGCTAATATCTATAAGAAGAAATAA
- a CDS encoding lipoprotein → MRYKLLAVLLPCALALSACTTVTPAYKDNGTRSGPCVEGGPDDVAQKFYDTQIQNRTQDPAALRPYLSDGLAQLLNDARQDPANSKLLQANPFSSSSTPADSAVVASASTIPNRDARNIPLRVELKQGTQSWKDEVLMIQEGQCWAVDDVRYLGNNSHAPAGTLRQSLEKR, encoded by the coding sequence ATGCGCTACAAACTCCTTGCAGTACTTCTCCCTTGCGCGCTGGCGCTCAGCGCCTGTACGACCGTGACCCCGGCCTATAAAGATAATGGCACCCGCAGCGGCCCCTGCGTTGAAGGCGGCCCTGACGACGTAGCGCAAAAATTCTACGACACCCAGATCCAGAATCGTACTCAGGATCCGGCGGCGCTGCGCCCCTATCTGAGCGACGGCCTGGCGCAGTTACTCAATGACGCCCGCCAGGATCCCGCCAACAGCAAATTGCTGCAGGCTAATCCGTTCTCCAGCAGCAGCACCCCGGCAGACAGCGCCGTCGTCGCCAGCGCCTCAACCATTCCTAACCGTGACGCGCGGAATATTCCCCTGCGCGTCGAGCTGAAGCAGGGAACCCAGAGCTGGAAAGACGAAGTGCTGATGATTCAGGAAGGCCAGTGCTGGGCGGTCGATGACGTTCGTTATCTCGGCAACAACAGCCATGCCCCGGCCGGGACGTTGCGACAGAGTCTGGAAAAACGTTAA
- the artP gene encoding arginine ABC transporter ATP-binding protein ArtP: MSIKLNGINCFYGAHQALFDITLDCPQGETLVLLGPSGAGKSSLLRVLNLLEMPRSGSLTIAGNHFDFSKAPSDKAIRELRQNVGMVFQQYNLWPHLTVQQNLIEAPCRVLGLSKDHALARAEKLLERLRLKPYSDRYPLHLSGGQQQRVAIARALMMEPQVLLFDEPTAALDPEITAQIVSIIRELAETGITQVIVTHEVEVARKTASRVVYMENGHIVEQGDASCFTHPQTDAFKNYLSH, translated from the coding sequence ATGAGTATTAAACTAAACGGCATTAATTGCTTCTACGGCGCACACCAGGCGCTGTTCGACATCACGCTGGATTGCCCGCAGGGGGAAACGCTGGTGCTGCTCGGCCCCAGCGGTGCCGGGAAGAGCTCGCTGCTGCGCGTACTCAACCTGCTGGAAATGCCGCGTTCCGGTTCGTTAACCATTGCCGGAAACCATTTTGACTTCAGCAAAGCGCCGTCCGATAAAGCGATACGCGAACTGCGTCAGAACGTCGGCATGGTCTTTCAGCAGTACAACCTGTGGCCGCACCTGACGGTACAGCAGAACCTGATCGAAGCTCCCTGTCGCGTACTGGGGTTAAGCAAGGATCACGCGCTGGCCCGTGCAGAAAAGCTGCTGGAGCGTCTGCGCCTGAAGCCGTACAGCGACCGTTACCCACTGCATTTATCCGGCGGTCAGCAGCAGCGCGTGGCAATCGCTCGCGCGCTGATGATGGAGCCGCAGGTCCTGCTGTTCGATGAACCTACCGCGGCGCTTGACCCGGAAATCACGGCTCAGATCGTCAGCATCATCCGCGAGCTGGCTGAAACCGGCATCACCCAGGTTATCGTCACCCATGAAGTTGAAGTGGCGCGTAAGACGGCCAGCCGGGTGGTGTATATGGAAAATGGCCATATCGTTGAGCAAGGGGATGCCTCCTGCTTCACGCATCCGCAAACCGACGCGTTTAAAAACTATCTTTCACATTGA
- the artI gene encoding arginine ABC transporter substrate-binding protein ArtI, with the protein MKKVLIAALLAGMSLSASAAQTIRFATEASYPPFELVDANNQIVGFDVDLANALCKEIDATCTFTNQAFDSLIPGLKFRRFDAVMAGMDITPEREKQVLFSAPYYDNSALFVGQQGKFTSIDQLKGKKVGVQNGTTHQKFITDKHPEITTVPYDSYQNAKLDLQNGRIDAVFGDTAVVTEWLKSNPKLAAVGDKVTDKAYFGTGLGIAVRQGNTDLQQKFNAALEKVKKDGTYQTIYNKWFQK; encoded by the coding sequence ATGAAAAAAGTACTGATTGCCGCTCTGCTCGCAGGCATGAGCCTCTCCGCTTCCGCTGCGCAGACCATTCGTTTCGCCACCGAGGCTTCCTACCCTCCGTTTGAGCTGGTGGACGCCAACAACCAGATCGTCGGTTTCGATGTCGATCTGGCTAACGCGCTGTGTAAAGAGATCGATGCCACCTGTACCTTCACCAACCAGGCTTTCGACAGCCTGATCCCCGGGCTGAAGTTCCGCCGTTTCGACGCGGTCATGGCCGGGATGGACATCACCCCGGAGCGTGAAAAACAGGTTCTGTTCTCCGCGCCGTACTATGACAACTCGGCGCTGTTCGTCGGCCAGCAGGGCAAGTTCACCAGCATTGACCAGCTGAAGGGTAAAAAAGTGGGCGTGCAAAACGGCACCACTCACCAGAAATTCATCACCGATAAACATCCGGAAATCACTACCGTTCCTTACGACAGCTACCAGAACGCAAAACTGGATCTGCAGAACGGCCGTATTGACGCGGTCTTCGGTGATACCGCGGTGGTGACTGAATGGCTGAAGAGCAATCCGAAGCTGGCGGCCGTAGGCGATAAAGTGACCGACAAAGCCTATTTCGGCACCGGGCTGGGCATTGCCGTGCGTCAGGGCAACACCGACCTGCAGCAGAAATTCAACGCTGCGCTGGAAAAAGTGAAGAAAGACGGCACTTACCAGACCATCTATAACAAATGGTTCCAGAAGTAA
- the artQ gene encoding arginine ABC transporter permease ArtQ, translated as MNEIFPLASAAGMTVGLAVCALAIGLVLAMLFAVLESVKWRPVAWLATGIVTILRGLPEILVVLFIYFGSSQLLLTLSDGFTIPLGFTQIPVQMQIENFDVSPFLCGAIALSLLYAAYASQTLRGALKAVPQGQWESGQALGLSKGAIFFRLVMPQMWRHALPGLGNQWLVLLKDTALVSLISVNDLMLQTKSIATRTQEPFNWYIIAAAIYLVITLLSQYILKRIDQRATRFERRPG; from the coding sequence ATGAACGAAATTTTTCCATTAGCAAGCGCCGCCGGGATGACCGTCGGCCTTGCCGTTTGCGCCCTCGCCATCGGCCTCGTTCTGGCGATGCTCTTTGCGGTACTGGAGTCAGTGAAATGGCGCCCGGTAGCCTGGCTTGCAACCGGCATTGTGACCATCCTGCGTGGACTACCGGAAATTCTGGTGGTGCTATTTATCTATTTTGGCTCTTCCCAGCTGCTGCTGACGCTCTCTGATGGTTTCACCATCCCGCTCGGCTTCACGCAGATCCCGGTGCAGATGCAGATTGAGAACTTTGACGTTAGTCCGTTCCTCTGCGGGGCTATTGCTCTGTCGCTGCTGTATGCCGCCTATGCCTCACAGACGCTGCGCGGCGCGCTGAAAGCGGTTCCGCAGGGCCAGTGGGAATCCGGCCAGGCATTGGGGCTGTCGAAAGGCGCGATTTTCTTCCGCCTGGTGATGCCGCAGATGTGGCGCCATGCCCTGCCCGGTCTCGGTAACCAGTGGCTGGTGCTGCTGAAGGATACCGCGCTGGTGAGCCTGATCAGCGTCAATGACCTGATGCTGCAGACCAAAAGCATCGCCACCCGCACGCAGGAACCTTTCAACTGGTACATCATCGCAGCGGCAATCTATCTCGTCATCACCCTGTTGAGTCAATACATCCTCAAGCGAATTGACCAGCGTGCGACGCGCTTCGAACGGAGACCAGGCTGA
- the artM gene encoding arginine ABC transporter permease ArtM, whose translation MLDYLPELLKGLHTSLTLTVASIIVALILSLIFTIILTLKTPGLVWIVRGYITLFTGTPLLVQIFLIYYGPGQFPSLQDYPWLWHLISEPWLCALIALSLNSAAYTTQLFYGAIRAIPDGQWQSCSALGMSKKDTLAILLPYAFKRALSSYSNEVVLVFKSTSLAYTITLMEVMGHGQLLYGRTYDVMVFGAAGIIYLIVNGLLTLLMRLVERKALAFERRN comes from the coding sequence ATGCTCGACTACTTACCCGAACTGCTGAAAGGGCTTCATACCAGCCTGACGCTGACCGTGGCGTCGATTATCGTGGCGCTGATCCTGTCGCTGATTTTTACCATTATCCTGACCCTGAAAACACCGGGGCTGGTGTGGATAGTCCGCGGCTATATCACCCTGTTTACCGGTACGCCGCTGCTGGTGCAGATCTTCCTGATTTATTACGGCCCGGGACAGTTTCCTTCGCTGCAGGACTATCCGTGGCTGTGGCATCTGATCTCCGAGCCGTGGCTGTGCGCGCTGATCGCCCTGTCGCTCAACAGCGCCGCCTACACGACGCAGCTGTTTTATGGCGCCATCCGGGCGATCCCCGACGGGCAATGGCAGTCGTGCAGCGCGCTGGGGATGAGTAAAAAGGATACTCTGGCGATCCTGCTGCCCTATGCCTTTAAGCGCGCGCTGTCGTCCTATTCCAACGAAGTGGTGCTGGTCTTCAAGAGTACCTCTCTGGCCTACACCATCACCCTGATGGAAGTGATGGGCCACGGCCAACTGCTGTACGGACGCACCTACGACGTGATGGTGTTCGGCGCCGCCGGGATTATCTATCTCATCGTCAACGGACTGCTGACGCTGCTGATGCGCCTGGTTGAACGCAAAGCGCTGGCCTTTGAGCGACGTAACTAG
- the artJ gene encoding arginine ABC transporter substrate-binding protein ArtJ, with translation MKKLVLAALLTSFAFGAAAAEKISFGVSATYPPFESMDANNQIVGFDLDLAKALCKQMQAECTFTNHAFDSLIPALKFKKYDAVISGMDITPERSKQVAFTDPYYANSALVIAKKDAFHSFDELKGKRIGMENGTTHQKYLQDKHPEVKTVAYDSYQNAIIDLKNGRIDGVFGDTAVVNEWLKTNPQLGAATPKVTDPQYFGTGLGIAVRPDNKALLEKLNAALKAIKADGTYQKISNQWFPE, from the coding sequence ATGAAAAAGTTAGTTCTGGCTGCACTGCTCACCTCTTTCGCGTTCGGCGCCGCTGCCGCGGAAAAAATCAGCTTTGGCGTTTCCGCAACCTATCCGCCGTTTGAATCGATGGATGCCAATAACCAGATTGTTGGTTTTGATCTTGATTTGGCCAAAGCGCTGTGCAAACAAATGCAGGCAGAATGTACTTTTACCAACCACGCGTTTGACAGCCTGATCCCGGCGCTGAAGTTCAAGAAATATGATGCAGTGATTTCCGGAATGGATATCACGCCGGAGCGGAGCAAGCAGGTGGCCTTCACCGACCCGTACTACGCCAACTCGGCGCTGGTGATCGCCAAAAAAGACGCGTTCCATTCCTTCGATGAGCTGAAAGGCAAACGGATCGGTATGGAAAACGGCACCACCCACCAGAAATATCTGCAGGATAAACATCCTGAGGTGAAGACCGTCGCCTATGACAGCTACCAGAATGCGATTATCGATCTGAAAAATGGCCGTATCGACGGTGTATTCGGCGATACCGCGGTGGTCAACGAGTGGCTGAAAACTAACCCGCAGCTGGGCGCAGCCACGCCGAAAGTGACGGATCCGCAATACTTTGGCACCGGACTGGGGATTGCCGTACGCCCGGATAACAAGGCGCTGCTGGAGAAGCTGAACGCCGCGCTGAAAGCGATCAAGGCCGACGGTACCTACCAGAAAATCAGCAACCAGTGGTTCCCGGAGTAA
- a CDS encoding ATP-binding protein, which yields MIRRLSLSQRLALVVVSLLMLCAVAVCAVQLHSSAQYGNAMVQRLSSGLAQQIVAREPLLDAHGEVNRQTLKSLFDRLMTFNPSVELYLLSPDGDLLADAAPPGHIQRQRIDMAPVQAFLTGSASPVYGDDPRSLDGRKVFSAAPLRVDVQLRGYLYIILQGETFNQLAADAWQKTLWSIVLWTLLLVALFGLLTGGLAWFWVTRPVRLLTAQVAASGQDSISAIKTLAARTPEPLPGNEVAVLENRFIDLAQQIAGQWDRLADSDRQRREFVANISHDLRTPLTSLLGYLETLTLKDERLTAEERRQYLTIALRQGNKVRHLSQQLFELARLEHGSIKPQRERFAMGELISDVAQKFELTARTREVNLRIDVPGPLPLINADVSMIERVVTNLLDNAMRHTPVGGEIRLAVWQENQQLQVEVADNGTGVDAALRDDLFQRPSALSTQAAREDRGGLGLLIVKRMLELHGGDIRLLESVSGARFRFFVPL from the coding sequence GTGATCCGCCGCCTGAGCCTCAGCCAGCGGCTGGCGCTGGTGGTGGTTTCCCTGCTGATGCTGTGCGCGGTGGCGGTATGCGCCGTTCAGTTACACAGCAGCGCGCAGTATGGCAACGCCATGGTGCAGCGCCTGTCGTCCGGCCTGGCTCAGCAGATTGTCGCCCGCGAGCCGCTGCTGGACGCCCACGGCGAGGTCAACCGGCAAACCCTGAAGTCGTTGTTTGACCGCCTGATGACCTTTAATCCCAGCGTGGAGCTCTATCTGCTGTCGCCGGATGGCGACCTGCTGGCCGATGCAGCACCGCCGGGACATATCCAGCGCCAGCGTATCGACATGGCGCCGGTGCAGGCTTTTCTCACCGGCAGTGCGTCGCCGGTGTATGGCGACGATCCGCGTAGTCTCGACGGACGAAAAGTCTTCAGCGCCGCCCCGCTGCGCGTCGACGTGCAACTGCGCGGCTACCTGTATATCATTTTGCAGGGAGAGACGTTTAATCAGCTGGCGGCTGACGCCTGGCAAAAAACGCTGTGGAGCATTGTTTTATGGACGCTGCTGCTGGTGGCCCTGTTTGGCCTGCTGACAGGGGGGCTGGCATGGTTCTGGGTCACCCGGCCGGTCCGCCTGCTCACCGCCCAGGTGGCGGCGAGCGGCCAGGACAGCATCAGCGCCATCAAAACCCTGGCGGCCCGCACGCCGGAGCCCCTGCCTGGTAACGAGGTGGCGGTGCTCGAGAATCGCTTTATTGACCTTGCGCAGCAGATCGCCGGCCAGTGGGATCGGCTGGCCGACAGCGACCGCCAGCGCCGCGAATTTGTGGCCAATATCTCCCATGATTTGCGTACGCCGCTCACTTCGCTGCTGGGGTATCTGGAAACGCTGACGCTGAAGGATGAACGGCTGACCGCCGAGGAGCGCAGGCAATATCTCACCATCGCCCTGCGTCAGGGCAACAAAGTGCGCCATCTCTCGCAGCAGCTGTTTGAGCTGGCGCGACTGGAGCACGGGAGCATTAAGCCGCAGCGCGAGCGTTTTGCGATGGGGGAGCTGATCTCCGATGTCGCGCAGAAGTTTGAATTAACTGCCCGCACGCGCGAGGTGAACCTGCGTATTGATGTGCCGGGACCGCTGCCGCTGATTAACGCCGATGTGTCGATGATTGAGAGGGTGGTGACCAACCTGCTGGATAACGCGATGCGGCATACTCCCGTCGGCGGGGAGATCCGTCTGGCGGTCTGGCAGGAGAATCAACAGCTCCAGGTCGAAGTGGCCGATAACGGAACGGGCGTCGATGCCGCGCTGCGCGACGATCTGTTCCAGCGGCCGTCGGCGTTGTCTACCCAGGCCGCGCGGGAGGATCGTGGCGGATTGGGGCTGCTGATTGTGAAACGGATGCTGGAGCTGCACGGGGGCGATATCAGACTGCTGGAGTCGGTAAGCGGGGCGCGGTTTCGGTTCTTCGTGCCACTTTGA
- a CDS encoding response regulator transcription factor: MAKTILLVEDDEDIATLLRLNLQDEGYQIVHEADGDQALVQLEKQVWDAVILDLMLPGVDGLEICRRIRQMTRYLPVIIISARTSEMHRVLGLEMGADDYLAKPFSLLELIARVKALFRRQEAMGQNLLMDAGRLSYHGLSIDPLSREVKLRGEVVDLTPREFDLLYYFARHPGDVFSRLALLEQVWGYQHEGYEHTVNTHINRLRSKIERDPAEPDIILTVWGKGYKFAPVPQEAAP; encoded by the coding sequence ATGGCCAAAACCATTCTGCTGGTGGAAGATGACGAGGATATTGCCACGCTGCTGCGGCTCAATCTTCAGGATGAGGGCTATCAGATTGTGCATGAAGCCGACGGCGACCAGGCCCTTGTCCAGCTGGAAAAGCAGGTCTGGGATGCGGTGATCCTTGATTTGATGCTGCCTGGCGTCGATGGCCTGGAGATCTGCCGGCGTATCCGTCAGATGACCCGTTACCTGCCAGTAATTATCATCAGCGCTCGCACCAGCGAAATGCACCGCGTGCTGGGCCTGGAGATGGGCGCCGATGATTATCTGGCGAAGCCCTTTTCACTGCTGGAGCTTATCGCCCGCGTCAAAGCGCTGTTTCGTCGCCAGGAGGCGATGGGGCAGAACCTGCTGATGGACGCCGGGCGCCTGTCCTACCATGGCCTGAGCATCGATCCGCTGTCGCGCGAAGTGAAGCTGCGCGGCGAGGTGGTGGACCTCACGCCGCGCGAATTCGATCTGCTGTATTACTTTGCCCGCCATCCCGGAGACGTGTTTTCCCGGCTGGCGCTGCTGGAGCAGGTCTGGGGATATCAGCACGAGGGCTATGAGCACACGGTCAATACCCATATCAACCGCCTGCGCAGTAAAATCGAACGTGACCCGGCGGAGCCGGACATCATTCTTACCGTCTGGGGAAAAGGCTATAAGTTCGCCCCGGTGCCGCAAGAGGCCGCCCCGTGA